Proteins from one Streptomyces genisteinicus genomic window:
- the opcA gene encoding glucose-6-phosphate dehydrogenase assembly protein OpcA — MKIDLTDTTASKINKALVQGRRAIGTPAVGMVLTLVIVTDEENAYDALRAANDAAREHPSRTLVVIKRVSRSPRDRAKARLDAEVRVGADAGTGETVVLRLYGEVADHAQSVVLPLLLPDAPVVVWWPVNAPVDPASDPLGALAQRRVTDTYAAEQPVQELVSRADAYTPGDTDLAWTRITPWRSMLAAALDQVTCEVTGVEVEGEEFNPSCELLAMWLADRLDVPVRRLPSAGPGLTSVRMDSTCGPIVLDRPDGSLATLSIQGQPDRAVALKRRETSELIAEELRRLDPDDTYASALRFGVDRLGDGPGPSSQKPSDGAKPSEDAEASGGAQAPDGTEASGASAAEASAAPKRKTPAKKSAPARKAAQ; from the coding sequence ATGAAGATCGACCTCACTGACACGACGGCCAGCAAGATCAACAAGGCGCTGGTGCAGGGCCGCCGCGCGATCGGCACCCCGGCCGTCGGCATGGTCCTCACCCTGGTCATCGTGACCGACGAGGAGAACGCCTACGACGCCCTCAGGGCCGCCAACGACGCGGCGCGCGAGCACCCCTCGCGCACCCTCGTCGTCATCAAGCGGGTCTCCCGCTCCCCGCGCGACCGGGCCAAGGCCCGGCTCGACGCGGAGGTGCGGGTCGGCGCCGACGCCGGGACCGGCGAGACGGTGGTGCTGCGGCTGTACGGCGAGGTCGCCGACCACGCCCAGTCCGTGGTCCTCCCGCTGCTGCTGCCGGACGCGCCCGTCGTCGTCTGGTGGCCGGTGAACGCCCCCGTCGACCCGGCGTCCGACCCGCTGGGCGCGCTCGCCCAGCGGCGGGTCACCGACACCTACGCGGCGGAGCAGCCGGTGCAGGAGCTCGTCTCCCGCGCCGACGCGTACACGCCGGGCGACACCGACCTCGCCTGGACGCGGATCACCCCGTGGCGCTCCATGCTCGCCGCGGCCCTGGACCAGGTGACCTGCGAGGTCACCGGGGTCGAGGTGGAGGGCGAGGAGTTCAATCCGAGCTGCGAGCTGCTGGCCATGTGGCTCGCGGACCGGCTGGACGTCCCGGTGCGGCGGCTGCCGTCCGCGGGGCCCGGCCTGACCTCCGTCAGGATGGACTCCACCTGCGGTCCGATCGTGCTGGACCGCCCCGACGGGTCGCTCGCGACCCTGTCGATCCAGGGGCAGCCGGATCGGGCGGTGGCGCTCAAGCGGCGTGAGACGTCCGAGCTGATCGCCGAGGAGCTGCGGCGCCTCGACCCGGACGACACCTACGCCTCCGCCCTGCGCTTCGGGGTGGACCGGCTCGGCGACGGTCCGGGGCCGTCCAGCCAGAAGCCTTCGGACGGCGCGAAGCCGTCGGAGGACGCCGAGGCGTCCGGCGGGGCACAGGCACCGGACGGGACGGAGGCGTCCGGAGCGTCCGCGGCGGAGGCGTCCGCGGCTCCGAAGCGGAAGACGCCCGCGAAGAAGAGCGCCCCGGCCCGGAAGGCGGCTCAGTGA
- the pgl gene encoding 6-phosphogluconolactonase: MSAPELVVHRDKELMAQAAAARLITRIVDAQATRGAASVVLTGGRNGNGLLAALGSAPARDAIDWSRLDLWWGDERFLPDGDPERNVTQAREALLDRVPLDPARVHAMPASDGPLGADADAAAAAYAAELAAAARPEDHGPVPVFDVLMLGVGPDTHVASLFPELPAVRETERTVVGVHGAPKPPPTRISLTLPAIRAAREVWLLAAGEDKAEAVQIALSGAGEVQAPAAGARGRARTLWLLDAAAASGLPRDLLPPHSA, from the coding sequence GTGAGCGCCCCCGAGCTGGTCGTCCACCGCGACAAGGAGCTGATGGCCCAGGCCGCGGCCGCACGCCTGATCACCAGGATCGTCGACGCGCAGGCCACCCGCGGCGCGGCGTCGGTGGTGCTGACCGGCGGACGCAACGGCAACGGTCTGCTGGCGGCGCTGGGTTCGGCACCGGCGCGGGACGCGATCGACTGGTCGCGGCTCGACCTCTGGTGGGGCGACGAGCGCTTCCTGCCGGACGGCGACCCCGAGCGCAACGTCACCCAGGCCCGCGAGGCGCTGCTGGACCGGGTCCCGCTGGACCCTGCCCGGGTCCACGCGATGCCCGCGTCCGACGGCCCCCTGGGCGCCGACGCTGACGCCGCGGCGGCGGCCTACGCCGCGGAGCTGGCGGCGGCGGCGCGCCCCGAGGACCACGGGCCGGTGCCGGTGTTCGACGTGCTCATGCTGGGCGTCGGGCCGGACACCCATGTGGCCTCGCTCTTCCCGGAGCTGCCCGCCGTCCGCGAGACGGAGCGGACGGTGGTCGGCGTGCACGGTGCGCCGAAGCCGCCGCCGACCCGGATCTCGCTGACGCTGCCCGCGATCCGCGCCGCCCGTGAGGTGTGGCTGCTGGCCGCCGGCGAGGACAAGGCGGAGGCGGTGCAGATCGCGCTCTCGGGAGCGGGCGAGGTCCAGGCGCCGGCCGCGGGCGCCCGCGGCCGTGCCCGCACGCTGTGGCTGCTGGACGCCGCGGCGGCCTCCGGGCTCCCGCGGGATCTGCTGCCGCCGCACTCGGCGTGA
- a CDS encoding PH domain-containing protein: protein MSGRTAPDPPPPSPAAAAAPGGTAPPGGEWRRLDPRTVLARCVVMLGVAGSAGLPVLLALLGGRPFWQALAWVLTGGVVLVGAVTAAEGVRVRRTRYRTGPERVELRTGLLLVKRRSLPRERIRSVDLTAHVLLRLLGLVQVRIGTGEHTGSGESTLLLDSVSRGEAERLRGELLARPPAGRPEADRDGTIASLDPAWIAYAPVSFVAPLLGGAAAGAVMQVSEWFGAQAEVIEWVGDRFAETPVVWTVLVLAGVALVAGVVGALGLWVEMWWNYRLERESGGTLRIRRGLLTSRSVSIEERRLRGIDLVEPLGVRLFGGARLDAVATGLVKDSENEHTDRKTLLPPAPRAVADRVAAQVLREPAAPTDPDLLTGHPRAARGRRLRWALATALAPVLVLALLGALLTPVLLWVAAAVAAVALPAAVLLALDAYRSLGHGISGAYLLTRSGTVRRSTVALQRGGVIGWTVRRSLFQRRAGLLTLTATTAAGAGAYHVRDADAAEALAFAARAVPGLLAPFLEPLPGTGGHREPADGDGDGDDGRERRPSG, encoded by the coding sequence ATGAGCGGGCGGACGGCGCCCGACCCGCCGCCGCCGTCACCGGCCGCGGCGGCGGCGCCCGGCGGCACCGCACCGCCCGGCGGGGAGTGGCGCCGCCTCGACCCGCGCACGGTGCTCGCCCGGTGCGTCGTGATGCTCGGGGTGGCCGGCAGCGCGGGCCTGCCGGTGCTGCTCGCCCTCCTCGGCGGGCGGCCGTTCTGGCAGGCTCTCGCCTGGGTGCTGACGGGCGGGGTGGTGCTCGTCGGAGCCGTCACGGCCGCCGAGGGCGTCCGGGTGCGCCGCACCCGCTACCGCACGGGCCCCGAGCGGGTCGAGCTCCGCACCGGCCTGCTGCTGGTCAAGCGCCGCTCGCTGCCGCGCGAACGCATCCGCAGCGTCGACCTCACCGCCCATGTGCTGCTGCGGCTCCTCGGCCTGGTCCAGGTCCGCATCGGCACCGGCGAACACACCGGCAGCGGCGAGTCCACCCTGCTCCTCGACTCCGTGTCGCGCGGCGAGGCCGAGCGGCTGCGCGGCGAACTCCTCGCCCGCCCGCCGGCCGGGAGGCCGGAGGCGGACCGCGACGGGACGATCGCCTCCCTCGACCCCGCCTGGATCGCCTACGCGCCGGTCTCCTTCGTCGCCCCGCTGCTCGGGGGCGCCGCGGCCGGCGCCGTGATGCAGGTCAGCGAGTGGTTCGGCGCCCAGGCCGAGGTCATCGAGTGGGTCGGCGACCGGTTCGCCGAGACCCCGGTCGTCTGGACGGTCCTCGTCCTCGCCGGTGTCGCGCTCGTGGCAGGCGTCGTCGGGGCGCTCGGACTGTGGGTCGAGATGTGGTGGAACTACCGCCTGGAGCGGGAGAGCGGCGGCACGCTGCGGATACGGCGCGGACTGCTCACCTCCCGGTCCGTCTCGATCGAGGAGAGGCGGCTGCGCGGGATCGATCTCGTCGAGCCCCTCGGCGTGCGGCTGTTCGGCGGGGCCAGGCTCGACGCGGTCGCCACCGGTCTCGTCAAGGACAGCGAGAACGAGCACACCGACCGCAAGACCCTCCTCCCGCCGGCCCCCCGTGCCGTCGCGGACCGGGTGGCCGCCCAGGTGCTGCGGGAGCCGGCCGCGCCGACGGACCCGGACCTGCTCACCGGCCATCCGCGCGCCGCACGCGGCCGCAGGCTGCGGTGGGCCCTGGCCACGGCGCTCGCCCCGGTCCTCGTCCTCGCCCTGCTGGGGGCGCTGCTCACCCCGGTACTGCTGTGGGTCGCCGCCGCCGTCGCGGCGGTGGCGCTCCCGGCTGCCGTGCTGCTCGCCCTCGACGCCTACCGCAGCCTCGGGCACGGCATCTCGGGCGCCTACCTGCTGACCCGCTCCGGGACCGTGCGCCGCAGCACGGTGGCCCTCCAGCGCGGCGGGGTGATCGGCTGGACGGTCCGCAGGTCCCTCTTCCAGCGCCGTGCCGGCCTGCTCACCCTGACCGCGACCACGGCGGCAGGCGCGGGCGCCTACCACGTCCGTGACGCCGACGCCGCCGAGGCCCTGGCCTTCGCGGCGCGGGCCGTCCCGGGCCTGCTGGCACCGTTCCTGGAGCCGCTTCCGGGCACCGGCGGACACCGCGAGCCCGCGGACGGGGACGGGGACGGGGACGACGGCCGGGAGCGGCGCCCGTCCGGGTGA
- a CDS encoding PH domain-containing protein, protein MRGEDEDGVRLRPPTHRLNERAVTWWRVQCLLTTAVPVAVLALLGALIGPARTWLWGPAAVLAAAGLAGTAFLPSWWFRVHRWEVTDEAVYVRTGALWQEWRIAPMSRIQTVDTVRGPLEQAFRLATVTVTTASAKGEIRIQGLDHELAADLAEQLTRITRATPGDAT, encoded by the coding sequence ATGAGGGGGGAGGACGAGGACGGGGTGCGGCTGCGGCCGCCCACCCACAGGCTGAACGAGCGCGCCGTCACCTGGTGGCGTGTCCAGTGCCTGCTGACGACCGCCGTGCCGGTGGCCGTCCTGGCGCTCCTCGGGGCCCTGATAGGGCCCGCGCGGACCTGGCTGTGGGGCCCGGCGGCGGTACTCGCCGCCGCCGGGCTGGCCGGGACCGCGTTCCTCCCCTCGTGGTGGTTCCGGGTGCACCGGTGGGAGGTCACCGACGAGGCCGTCTACGTCCGCACCGGGGCCCTGTGGCAGGAGTGGCGGATCGCCCCGATGTCCCGGATCCAGACCGTCGACACCGTGCGCGGGCCGCTGGAGCAGGCGTTCCGGCTGGCGACGGTCACCGTCACGACGGCCTCCGCCAAGGGGGAGATCCGGATCCAGGGCCTGGACCACGAGCTGGCGGCGGACCTCGCCGAGCAGCTCACCCGCATCACCCGGGCGACGCCCGGCGACGCGACATGA
- the pgi gene encoding glucose-6-phosphate isomerase produces the protein MSEMNAERPTRLDQMSQWVALGKHREQLGGTHLRELFEADPQRGSGYVLRVGDLYLDYSKHLVTDETLALLRELADATGVAALRDAMFRGEKINTTEDRAVLHTALRAPRDAVIEVDGENVVPAVHAVLDRMAAFAERVRSGEWTGHTGRRIRNIVNIGIGGSDLGPAMAYEVLRSYTDRDLTVRFVSNVDGADLHEAVRDLDPAETLFVIASKTFTTIETITNATSARQWLLSGLDAGPEAVAKHFVALSTNAGKVSGFGIDTANMFEFWDWVGGRYSYDSAIGLSLMIAIGPERFREMLDGFHLVDEHFRTAPAEANAPLLMGLLGVWYGAFFDAQSHAVLPYSHYLSKFTAYLQQLDMESNGKSVDRDGNPVTWQTGPVVWGTPGTNGQHAYYQLIHQGTKVIPADFIGFARPVPGLLDSLVPQHDLLMANFFAQTQALAFGKTPEEVRAEGVPEDLVAHKTFRGNHPTTTILAEDLTPSVLGQLIALYEHKVFVQGAIWNIDSFDQWGVELGKVLAKRIEPVLTGSEGSEGGEALDSSTAALAAAYRSLRGR, from the coding sequence ATGTCCGAGATGAACGCAGAACGTCCTACGAGGCTCGACCAGATGTCGCAATGGGTCGCTCTCGGCAAGCACCGCGAGCAGCTGGGCGGCACCCACCTGCGTGAGCTGTTCGAGGCGGACCCGCAGCGCGGCAGCGGCTACGTCCTGCGGGTCGGCGACCTGTACCTGGACTACTCCAAGCACCTGGTCACCGACGAGACGCTCGCCCTGCTGCGCGAGCTGGCCGACGCGACCGGCGTCGCCGCCCTGCGCGACGCCATGTTCCGCGGCGAGAAGATCAACACCACCGAGGACCGGGCGGTCCTCCACACCGCGCTGCGCGCCCCGCGCGACGCGGTGATCGAGGTCGACGGGGAGAACGTCGTCCCCGCGGTCCACGCCGTGCTCGACAGGATGGCCGCCTTCGCGGAGCGGGTCCGCTCCGGGGAGTGGACCGGCCACACCGGCCGCCGCATCCGGAACATCGTCAACATCGGCATCGGCGGCTCCGACCTCGGGCCGGCCATGGCGTACGAGGTGCTGCGCTCCTACACCGACCGCGACCTCACCGTCCGGTTCGTCTCCAACGTGGACGGCGCCGACCTCCACGAGGCCGTCCGCGACCTCGACCCGGCCGAGACGCTGTTCGTCATCGCCTCGAAGACCTTCACCACCATCGAGACGATCACCAACGCCACCTCCGCGCGCCAGTGGCTGCTCAGCGGGCTGGACGCCGGTCCCGAGGCCGTGGCCAAGCACTTCGTGGCCCTGTCCACCAACGCCGGGAAGGTCTCCGGCTTCGGCATCGACACGGCCAACATGTTCGAGTTCTGGGACTGGGTCGGCGGCCGCTACTCGTACGACTCGGCCATCGGCCTCTCCCTGATGATCGCCATCGGGCCGGAGCGCTTCCGGGAGATGCTCGACGGCTTCCACCTCGTCGACGAGCACTTCCGCACCGCTCCCGCCGAGGCCAACGCGCCGCTGCTGATGGGCCTGCTGGGCGTCTGGTACGGCGCGTTCTTCGACGCGCAGTCGCACGCGGTGCTGCCCTACTCGCACTACCTGTCCAAGTTCACCGCCTACCTCCAGCAGCTCGACATGGAGTCCAACGGCAAGTCGGTGGACCGCGACGGCAACCCCGTCACCTGGCAGACCGGGCCCGTGGTCTGGGGCACGCCCGGCACCAACGGGCAGCACGCCTACTACCAGTTGATCCACCAGGGGACGAAGGTCATCCCGGCGGACTTCATCGGCTTCGCCCGGCCGGTGCCCGGACTGCTCGACTCCCTGGTGCCCCAGCACGACCTGCTGATGGCGAACTTCTTCGCGCAGACCCAGGCCCTCGCCTTCGGCAAGACGCCCGAGGAGGTCCGCGCCGAGGGCGTGCCCGAGGACCTGGTCGCCCACAAGACCTTCCGCGGCAACCACCCCACCACCACGATCCTCGCCGAGGACCTGACCCCGTCGGTGCTCGGCCAGCTGATCGCCCTGTACGAGCACAAGGTCTTCGTCCAGGGCGCGATCTGGAACATCGACTCCTTCGACCAGTGGGGCGTCGAGCTCGGCAAGGTCCTCGCCAAGCGGATCGAGCCCGTGCTGACCGGCTCGGAGGGCTCAGAGGGCGGGGAGGCGCTCGACAGCTCGACCGCGGCCCTGGCGGCCGCGTACCGCTCGCTGCGCGGACGGTGA
- a CDS encoding RNA polymerase-binding protein RbpA translates to MASGNAIRGSRVGAGPMGEAERGESAPRLRISFWCSNGHETQPSFASDAQVPDTWDCPRCGFPAGQDQDNPPDPPRTEPYKTHLAYVRERRSDADGEAILAEALAKLRGEI, encoded by the coding sequence GTGGCAAGTGGCAACGCGATCCGGGGAAGCCGGGTCGGAGCGGGGCCGATGGGTGAGGCGGAGCGCGGCGAGTCCGCCCCGCGCCTCCGCATCTCCTTCTGGTGCTCGAACGGGCACGAGACGCAGCCGAGCTTCGCCAGTGACGCACAGGTCCCCGACACCTGGGACTGCCCGCGATGCGGGTTCCCGGCAGGACAGGACCAGGACAACCCGCCGGACCCGCCGCGCACCGAGCCGTACAAGACGCACCTGGCGTACGTACGGGAGCGGCGCAGCGACGCCGACGGCGAGGCGATCCTCGCCGAGGCACTCGCCAAACTGCGGGGCGAGATCTAG
- the secG gene encoding preprotein translocase subunit SecG, which yields MGFSIALIVFSLLLMLLVLMHKGKGGGLSDMFGGGMQSSVGGSSVAERNLDRITIVVGLLWFACIVVLGLLMKLDS from the coding sequence ATGGGGTTCTCGATCGCCCTGATCGTCTTCAGTCTGCTGCTGATGCTGCTGGTGCTGATGCACAAGGGGAAGGGCGGCGGCCTCTCCGACATGTTCGGCGGTGGCATGCAGTCCTCCGTCGGCGGTTCCTCGGTGGCCGAGCGCAACCTCGACCGCATCACGATCGTGGTCGGTCTGCTCTGGTTCGCGTGCATTGTCGTACTGGGTCTGCTGATGAAGCTGGACAGCTGA
- the tpiA gene encoding triose-phosphate isomerase codes for MTAVDNGRTPLMAGNWKMNLNHLEAIAHTQKLAFALSEKDFAAVEVAVLVPFTDLRSVQTLIEGDKLAIRFGAQDVSAHDSGAYTGEISGPMLAKLKCAYVAVGHSERRQYHAETDEICNAKVKAAFKHGITPILCIGEGLDVRKAGDQVAHTLAQLDGGLKDVPAEQAETVVIAYEPVWAIGTGEVATPEDAQEVCGAIRGRLAELYSQELADKVRIQYGGSVKAGNVAAIMAQPDVDGALVGGAALDADEFVKIVRFRDQ; via the coding sequence ATGACTGCTGTGGACAACGGCCGTACCCCGCTGATGGCGGGCAACTGGAAGATGAACCTCAACCACCTCGAGGCCATCGCCCACACCCAGAAGCTCGCCTTCGCCCTGTCGGAGAAGGACTTCGCGGCCGTCGAGGTCGCCGTGCTCGTGCCCTTCACCGACCTGCGTTCCGTGCAGACCCTGATCGAGGGCGACAAGCTCGCGATCAGGTTCGGCGCCCAGGACGTCTCCGCGCACGACTCCGGTGCCTACACCGGTGAGATCTCCGGCCCGATGCTGGCCAAGCTGAAGTGCGCCTACGTCGCCGTGGGCCACTCCGAGCGCCGCCAGTACCACGCGGAGACCGACGAGATCTGCAACGCCAAGGTGAAGGCCGCGTTCAAGCACGGCATCACGCCGATCCTGTGCATCGGCGAGGGCCTGGACGTCCGCAAGGCGGGCGACCAGGTCGCCCACACCCTCGCGCAGCTCGACGGCGGCCTGAAGGACGTCCCGGCCGAGCAGGCCGAGACGGTCGTCATCGCCTACGAGCCGGTCTGGGCCATCGGCACCGGCGAGGTCGCCACCCCCGAGGACGCCCAGGAGGTCTGCGGCGCGATCCGCGGGCGTCTCGCCGAGCTGTACTCCCAGGAGCTGGCCGACAAGGTCCGCATCCAGTACGGCGGCTCGGTCAAGGCCGGCAACGTGGCCGCGATCATGGCCCAGCCGGATGTCGACGGGGCCCTGGTCGGCGGTGCCGCGCTGGACGCCGACGAGTTCGTGAAGATCGTCCGCTTCCGCGACCAGTGA
- a CDS encoding phosphoglycerate kinase, with product MKTIDQLLAEGVAGKRVFVRADLNVPLDGTTITDDGRIRAVQPTVARLAEAGARVIVASHLGRPKGAPDPAFSLAPAAARLGELLGADVAFASDTVGESAQGVVAALADGQVAVLENLRFNPGETAKDDAERGAFADALAGLADLYVGDGFGAVHRKHASVYDLPARLPHAAGLLIATEVGVLKKLTEDVKRPYAVVLGGSKVSDKLGVIDHLLEKADRILVGGGMVFTFLKAQGHEVGSSLLQEDQIPAVQEYLKRAEARGVEFVLPVDVRVAAGFPDLRTKAPSDSEVVAADAMPAGRMGLDIGPRTSELYAAKLADAGTVFWNGPMGVFEHPDYAEGTAAVAQALIDSQAFTVVGGGDSAAAVRILGFDENAFGHISTGGGASLEYLEGKTLPGLAALED from the coding sequence ATGAAGACCATCGACCAGCTGCTGGCCGAGGGGGTCGCGGGCAAGCGGGTGTTCGTCCGCGCCGACCTCAACGTGCCGCTCGACGGCACGACGATCACCGACGACGGCCGCATCCGGGCCGTGCAGCCCACCGTCGCGCGCCTCGCCGAGGCGGGCGCCCGCGTGATCGTCGCCTCCCACCTGGGCCGCCCCAAGGGCGCGCCGGACCCCGCATTCTCCCTCGCCCCCGCCGCCGCGCGGCTCGGCGAACTGCTGGGCGCCGACGTGGCCTTCGCCTCCGACACGGTGGGCGAGTCCGCGCAGGGCGTCGTCGCCGCGCTGGCCGACGGGCAGGTCGCCGTCCTGGAGAACCTGCGCTTCAACCCGGGCGAGACCGCCAAGGACGACGCCGAGCGCGGCGCCTTCGCCGACGCGCTGGCCGGCCTCGCCGACCTCTACGTCGGCGACGGCTTCGGGGCCGTGCACCGCAAGCACGCCTCCGTCTACGACCTGCCCGCCCGGCTGCCGCACGCCGCCGGCCTGCTGATCGCGACCGAGGTCGGCGTCCTGAAGAAGCTCACCGAGGACGTGAAGCGGCCCTACGCCGTCGTGCTCGGCGGCTCCAAGGTCTCCGACAAGCTCGGCGTCATCGACCACCTGCTGGAGAAGGCCGACCGCATCCTCGTCGGCGGCGGCATGGTGTTCACCTTCCTCAAGGCCCAGGGCCACGAGGTCGGCTCCTCGCTGCTCCAGGAGGACCAGATCCCCGCGGTCCAGGAGTACCTGAAGCGCGCCGAGGCCCGCGGTGTGGAGTTCGTGCTCCCCGTCGACGTACGGGTCGCCGCCGGTTTCCCGGACCTCAGGACGAAGGCGCCGTCCGACTCCGAGGTCGTCGCCGCCGACGCCATGCCCGCCGGCCGGATGGGCCTCGACATCGGCCCGCGGACCAGCGAGCTGTACGCCGCGAAGCTCGCCGACGCGGGCACCGTCTTCTGGAACGGCCCGATGGGTGTCTTCGAGCACCCTGACTACGCGGAGGGCACCGCCGCCGTCGCGCAGGCGCTCATCGACTCCCAGGCGTTCACCGTGGTCGGCGGCGGGGACTCGGCCGCCGCCGTGCGGATCCTGGGCTTCGACGAGAATGCGTTCGGACACATTTCGACCGGCGGCGGCGCGAGCCTCGAATACCTCGAGGGCAAGACGCTCCCCGGCCTCGCCGCACTGGAGGACTGA
- the gap gene encoding type I glyceraldehyde-3-phosphate dehydrogenase, with translation MTIRVGINGFGRIGRNYFRALLEQGADIEIVAVNDLGDTATTAHLLKYDTILGRLKAEVTHTADTITVDGHTIKVLSERNPADIPWGELGVDIVVESTGIFTSKADASKHIAGGAKKVLISAPAKDEDITIVMGVNQDKYDAANHHVISNASCTTNCVAPMAKVLDENFGIVRGLMTTVHAYTNDQRILDFPHKDLRRARAAAENIIPTTTGAAKATALVLPKLKGKLDGIAMRVPVPTGSATDLVVQLEREVTKDEVNAAFKKAADGELKGILYYTEDPIVSSDIVSDPASCTFDSSLTMVQEGNSVKILGWYDNEWGYSNRLVDLTVFVGNQL, from the coding sequence GTGACGATCCGCGTAGGCATCAACGGCTTTGGCCGCATCGGTCGTAACTACTTCCGCGCGCTGCTGGAGCAGGGTGCTGACATCGAGATCGTGGCTGTCAACGACCTGGGTGACACCGCGACCACCGCTCACCTGCTCAAGTACGACACCATCCTGGGCCGCCTCAAGGCCGAGGTGACGCACACCGCCGACACCATCACCGTCGACGGCCACACCATCAAGGTGCTCTCCGAGCGCAACCCCGCCGACATCCCGTGGGGCGAGCTGGGCGTCGACATCGTCGTCGAGTCCACCGGCATCTTCACCAGCAAGGCGGACGCCTCGAAGCACATCGCGGGCGGTGCGAAGAAGGTCCTCATCTCGGCTCCGGCCAAGGACGAGGACATCACCATCGTGATGGGCGTCAACCAGGACAAGTACGACGCGGCCAACCACCACGTCATCTCCAACGCGTCCTGCACGACGAACTGTGTGGCGCCGATGGCCAAGGTTCTGGACGAGAACTTCGGCATCGTCCGCGGTCTGATGACCACGGTCCACGCGTACACGAACGACCAGCGCATCCTGGACTTCCCGCACAAGGACCTGCGCCGCGCCCGTGCCGCCGCGGAGAACATCATCCCCACCACCACCGGTGCCGCGAAGGCCACCGCGCTGGTGCTGCCGAAGCTCAAGGGCAAGCTGGACGGCATCGCCATGCGCGTCCCGGTCCCCACGGGCTCGGCCACCGACCTGGTCGTGCAGCTGGAGCGCGAGGTCACCAAGGACGAGGTGAACGCCGCGTTCAAGAAGGCCGCGGACGGCGAGCTCAAGGGCATCCTGTACTACACCGAGGACCCGATCGTGTCCTCGGACATCGTCAGCGACCCGGCGTCCTGCACCTTCGACTCCTCCCTGACCATGGTCCAGGAGGGCAACTCGGTGAAGATCCTCGGCTGGTACGACAATGAGTGGGGTTACTCCAACCGCCTCGTCGACCTCACGGTCTTCGTCGGCAACCAGCTCTGA
- the whiA gene encoding DNA-binding protein WhiA, which yields MAMTAAVKDEISRLPVTRTCCRKAEVSSILRFAGGLHLVSGRIVIEAELDTGIAARRLKRDILEIFGHGSELMVMAPGGLRRGSRFVVRVIAGGDQLARQTGLVDGRGRPIRGLPPQVVSGATCDAEAAWRGAFLAHGSLTEPGRSSSLEVTCPGPEAALALVGAARRLSIAAKAREVRGVDRVVVRDGDAIGALLTRLGAHESVLAWEERRMRREVRATANRLANFDDANLRRSARAAVAAGARVQRALEILGEEVPEHLAAAGRLRMEHKQASLEELGALADPPLTKDAVAGRIRRLLAMADKRAQDLGIPGTESNLTEEMADGLVG from the coding sequence ATGGCGATGACGGCAGCGGTGAAGGACGAGATCTCCCGGCTCCCCGTCACCCGGACCTGCTGCAGAAAGGCGGAGGTCTCGTCGATCCTGCGGTTCGCGGGCGGTCTGCACCTGGTCAGCGGGCGCATCGTGATCGAGGCAGAGCTGGACACCGGTATCGCCGCCCGCCGTCTGAAGCGGGACATCCTGGAGATCTTCGGCCACGGCTCGGAGCTGATGGTGATGGCCCCCGGCGGTCTGCGCCGCGGTTCGCGCTTCGTGGTGCGGGTGATCGCAGGCGGTGACCAGCTGGCCCGGCAGACGGGTCTCGTCGACGGCCGGGGCCGCCCGATCCGCGGCCTCCCCCCGCAGGTCGTGTCCGGCGCCACCTGCGACGCCGAGGCGGCATGGCGCGGCGCGTTCCTGGCGCACGGCTCGCTCACCGAGCCCGGCCGGTCCTCCTCCCTGGAGGTCACCTGCCCCGGCCCCGAGGCCGCCCTGGCGCTGGTCGGAGCCGCCCGCAGGCTCTCCATCGCGGCGAAGGCCCGCGAGGTGCGCGGCGTCGACCGGGTCGTCGTCCGCGACGGGGACGCGATCGGCGCGCTGCTGACCAGGCTCGGGGCCCACGAGTCGGTGCTGGCCTGGGAGGAGCGGCGGATGCGCCGCGAGGTCCGGGCCACCGCCAACCGGCTGGCCAACTTCGACGACGCGAACCTCCGCCGCAGCGCCCGTGCCGCGGTCGCCGCGGGCGCCCGGGTCCAGCGGGCCCTGGAGATCCTCGGCGAGGAGGTGCCCGAGCACCTCGCCGCCGCGGGACGGCTGCGGATGGAGCACAAGCAGGCGTCCCTGGAGGAGCTCGGCGCGCTGGCCGACCCGCCGCTCACCAAGGACGCGGTGGCGGGCCGTATCCGCCGTCTGCTGGCCATGGCCGACAAGCGCGCCCAGGATCTGGGCATTCCCGGTACGGAGTCCAATCTGACCGAGGAGATGGCCGACGGCCTCGTCGGCTGA